One part of the Terriglobales bacterium genome encodes these proteins:
- a CDS encoding APC family permease, translated as MKPDQARITDHHFRKLKLGGFVAVLYAYCAAGPFGFEEMISTSGPGMSLLFLMVVPWLFSLPMSLATSEMATAMPVQGGFYRWTRAAFGDFLGYQCGFWNWSGTFLMNAAYAVILADYCAQLFPTLAFGLRHWLVAIFFLLLVAAINILGIRTVGEVSAILLLTVLIPVAIFTFICFTHAQVNPFVPLTPPGKPWRDVYGVGLALGLWLYSGYEQLSTVIEEVERPERNFPRGLALMVPLAMVTFLLPIMGGIAASADWQNWTTGYIVTVARRVGGEPMAIAMFGAAMISVLLGLQSTLMSAARLPFTMAEDGYFHRGLTQLHRRFRTPVRGILLSTALCAGLALFSVPQLIAVYMWLRVATSVLTLLSVWRLRRIAPDMPRGFRIPGGRLGLALVVIVPLSLFAWALINGDKAALLWGPAYMAAGPLSYLILRNTKLSSQTQ; from the coding sequence GTGAAACCTGATCAGGCACGGATAACCGATCATCACTTCCGAAAGCTGAAACTCGGCGGATTCGTAGCGGTACTTTACGCTTATTGCGCCGCAGGTCCATTCGGCTTCGAGGAGATGATTTCCACCTCCGGCCCTGGCATGTCTTTGTTGTTCCTGATGGTCGTGCCCTGGCTGTTCTCCCTGCCCATGTCGCTGGCTACATCGGAAATGGCCACCGCAATGCCGGTTCAGGGAGGGTTTTACCGGTGGACGCGGGCGGCATTCGGTGACTTTCTTGGCTACCAGTGTGGCTTCTGGAACTGGTCCGGCACCTTCCTGATGAATGCCGCGTATGCCGTCATCCTCGCGGACTACTGTGCGCAGTTGTTTCCCACGCTCGCATTCGGATTGCGCCACTGGCTTGTCGCCATTTTCTTTCTGCTCCTCGTGGCTGCCATAAACATCCTCGGCATCCGGACTGTTGGCGAGGTCAGTGCGATTCTTCTGCTCACGGTGCTTATTCCCGTCGCCATCTTTACCTTCATATGCTTCACGCACGCGCAGGTGAATCCATTCGTGCCGCTCACGCCACCGGGGAAGCCATGGCGAGATGTCTACGGAGTCGGGTTGGCGCTGGGGCTTTGGCTCTATTCGGGATACGAACAACTCTCGACGGTTATTGAAGAAGTGGAGCGCCCGGAGCGTAATTTCCCCCGCGGCCTTGCGCTGATGGTTCCTCTCGCGATGGTCACCTTCCTGCTACCGATCATGGGCGGTATCGCGGCCAGTGCCGACTGGCAAAATTGGACAACCGGCTACATCGTTACGGTCGCGCGCAGAGTCGGCGGGGAACCTATGGCAATCGCCATGTTTGGCGCTGCCATGATCTCTGTTCTTCTTGGGCTCCAAAGCACCCTCATGTCTGCCGCACGACTGCCATTCACAATGGCCGAGGACGGATACTTCCATCGGGGCCTCACCCAGTTGCACCGCCGCTTTCGCACACCCGTGCGTGGAATCCTGCTTTCCACCGCCTTGTGTGCTGGTCTCGCTCTTTTCAGCGTCCCGCAATTGATCGCCGTCTACATGTGGCTTCGTGTTGCAACGTCGGTGTTGACGCTGCTGTCGGTATGGCGCCTGCGACGTATCGCACCCGACATGCCTCGCGGCTTTCGAATCCCTGGCGGAAGACTAGGGTTGGCCCTGGTAGTGATTGTCCCGTTATCGCTGTTTGCGTGGGCGCTGATCAACGGAGATAAGGCCGCCCTCCTTTGGGGACCTGCCTATATGGCCGCTGGGCCTCTCTCATACCTAATACTCCGAAACACTAAGCTCAGCAGCCAGACGCAATAA
- the yihA gene encoding ribosome biogenesis GTP-binding protein YihA/YsxC — MRVSAQFMLSAMDTVHFPKLGPPEVAFLGRSNVGKSSLINSLLGEKLAKTSSTPGRTRSINFFAVRRAGKGGPELYFADLPGYGYAKLSKEISAEWPKFIEPYLEQRQTLALCIVLVDTNIPPQEKDKQLIEWLKFNQKPHVIVGTKADRISNNVLSNSVRTLKQSFGVEQILPYSTKTGAGRNELWREIGQACGMTE; from the coding sequence ATGCGTGTCTCCGCCCAATTCATGCTGTCCGCAATGGACACTGTTCACTTCCCCAAGCTGGGGCCGCCAGAGGTGGCGTTCCTGGGACGATCCAACGTGGGCAAGTCGAGCCTGATCAACTCTCTTTTGGGAGAGAAGCTGGCCAAGACGAGTTCAACTCCGGGAAGGACCCGGAGCATCAATTTTTTTGCCGTCCGGCGGGCTGGGAAGGGCGGTCCTGAGCTCTATTTCGCCGATCTTCCAGGCTACGGTTATGCGAAGCTTTCGAAGGAAATTTCGGCGGAATGGCCGAAATTCATTGAACCCTACCTGGAGCAGCGCCAGACGCTCGCCCTGTGCATCGTACTGGTGGATACGAACATCCCTCCGCAGGAAAAAGATAAGCAACTGATCGAGTGGTTGAAGTTCAACCAGAAGCCGCACGTGATCGTAGGCACGAAAGCGGATCGTATCTCGAATAATGTTCTGAGTAATTCGGTCCGCACCTTGAAGCAGTCGTTCGGGGTGGAACAGATCCTTCCTTATTCAACGAAAACGGGGGCCGGGCGCAACGAATTGTGGCGTGAGATTGGCCAGGCCTGTGGGATGACGGAGTAG
- a CDS encoding ATP-binding cassette domain-containing protein encodes MSTAPPTNDQLAVEKTVIFDHVSIAFDRNVVLDDISFELNRGETKMMLGVLGSGKSTILKLALGLIKPDKGDIFLLGQHVNAMKEDDLFELRRQVGMVFQESALFDSLKVWENVGYRLIEEGVPQDEIDRRVREALRFVELEPTFEQFPSELSGGMRRRVAIARAIITQPQVILYDSPTAGLDPVTSTTIIELLVKQRDVYHTSALMATHRLPDTFTMVSNYFDEKAGHMVPIPEGSKIEAPSTFLILRDAKIIFDGTVHELVNCTDEYIREYIA; translated from the coding sequence ATGTCGACCGCTCCGCCCACGAACGATCAACTTGCAGTGGAAAAAACCGTGATCTTTGATCACGTGTCCATTGCCTTCGATCGGAATGTGGTGCTCGACGATATTTCGTTCGAATTGAACCGCGGTGAGACGAAGATGATGCTTGGCGTCCTGGGATCAGGAAAGAGCACCATCCTGAAGCTGGCACTGGGGCTGATCAAACCGGACAAAGGCGACATCTTTCTTCTGGGGCAACATGTGAATGCCATGAAGGAGGACGACTTATTCGAATTGCGACGCCAAGTGGGCATGGTGTTCCAGGAAAGCGCGCTGTTTGACTCGCTCAAAGTCTGGGAGAACGTGGGATACCGTCTTATCGAAGAGGGCGTACCCCAGGATGAGATTGATCGCCGAGTGCGCGAAGCGCTTCGGTTCGTTGAATTGGAACCCACGTTCGAGCAGTTTCCTTCGGAACTCTCCGGTGGAATGCGCCGAAGGGTGGCCATAGCGCGGGCCATCATTACGCAACCGCAGGTGATCCTTTATGACTCTCCGACGGCCGGATTAGATCCGGTAACCTCAACGACCATCATTGAACTCTTGGTGAAACAGCGGGACGTGTATCACACCAGCGCGCTGATGGCGACTCACCGGCTTCCCGACACCTTCACGATGGTATCGAACTACTTCGACGAGAAAGCCGGGCACATGGTGCCCATCCCCGAGGGTAGCAAGATTGAGGCACCCTCGACGTTTCTGATTCTCAGGGACGCCAAGATTATCTTCGATGGCACGGTACATGAACTGGTGAATTGTACCGACGAGTACATCCGCGAATACATCGCCTGA
- a CDS encoding ABC transporter permease, producing MQLRSPTDIAKDSVLAVQEYSVLCMQAVANLFRKPRYLADTLMQADLIGVGSLPVVALTGFSIGAVLALQSSNTLQRFGSLSLTGQLVSLTMVRELGPVLTGLMVAGRNSSGIASELGSMKVTEQIDAMRALGTDPTKKLVTPRLIAAVTMLFVLTILSDLVGLAGGWVVARFALGLDSNQYWSKAWQSLEFPDVFMGLTKPLLFGFIIASVGCYYGLSAKGGTQGVGRATTQAVVAASVLIVVIDFFFTKLLMVFMRVG from the coding sequence ATGCAATTACGGTCTCCGACTGACATCGCTAAAGACAGTGTATTGGCAGTTCAGGAGTACTCCGTCCTGTGCATGCAGGCGGTTGCGAACCTGTTTCGGAAACCACGATACCTGGCCGACACACTGATGCAAGCTGACCTAATCGGCGTAGGGTCACTTCCCGTGGTCGCGCTGACCGGATTCTCCATCGGGGCCGTGCTCGCCCTGCAGAGTTCCAATACATTGCAACGCTTTGGATCGCTTTCGCTTACCGGCCAGCTCGTCAGCCTGACGATGGTCCGCGAACTGGGTCCTGTGTTGACGGGATTGATGGTTGCGGGAAGAAACTCCTCGGGTATCGCGAGCGAATTGGGATCCATGAAGGTGACCGAGCAGATCGACGCCATGCGGGCGCTTGGAACCGATCCGACGAAAAAGTTGGTTACGCCTCGGCTGATTGCCGCAGTGACAATGCTTTTCGTGCTGACGATCCTGAGCGACCTTGTCGGACTGGCGGGTGGTTGGGTGGTGGCCCGTTTTGCCTTGGGTCTCGATAGCAACCAGTACTGGTCGAAAGCCTGGCAGTCGCTGGAGTTTCCCGACGTCTTCATGGGCCTGACAAAGCCTTTGCTCTTCGGATTTATCATCGCGAGCGTCGGGTGTTATTACGGTCTCTCCGCTAAAGGTGGAACCCAAGGGGTGGGTCGCGCGACCACGCAGGCCGTGGTAGCAGCTTCCGTGCTCATTGTGGTCATAGACTTCTTCTTCACCAAACTCCTCATGGTCTTTATGCGGGTCGGCTGA
- a CDS encoding STAS domain-containing protein: protein MANNEFSVTIRNGIHPGCAILSVSGPLVLEHLVAFQEIWDSHPEPTLVLDVSDLSYIDSAAIGFLVNAYVTREKSGKKLALAGVHGMAQRILTVTRVGQLLKMYDTVEEAEKALYRQSAAS from the coding sequence ATGGCCAACAATGAGTTCTCGGTAACGATTCGAAATGGTATCCACCCGGGGTGCGCCATCCTTTCTGTTTCGGGACCGCTGGTACTAGAGCACCTGGTGGCCTTCCAGGAAATTTGGGACTCTCATCCGGAGCCGACGCTTGTACTCGACGTGAGCGATCTTTCCTACATAGATTCCGCGGCAATTGGTTTCCTCGTGAACGCCTATGTGACGCGCGAGAAATCCGGCAAGAAACTGGCGCTGGCCGGCGTTCATGGCATGGCGCAACGGATCCTCACGGTCACGAGAGTTGGGCAGCTACTGAAGATGTACGATACGGTCGAAGAAGCCGAGAAGGCTCTTTATCGTCAAAGCGCCGCAAGCTAG